The window TAAAAATGAAATCCAACTCGGCAATATCACCAGCGACCGTTATCCCATATTCTGACAATCCTTTATCAACCATCTCTTGGAAAAAGGCTTTATAATTTTCAGGAGTGGGATTTGCAAGTAAGCTTTCCGAAGCTGTCAGTTGATCTATAAAATCGGTACGGACAACCGGCACTTTATGATTGATTGGTTTTACCCAGAGCAAATATGGATAATTTTCCAATCTTGTTACATTGTGTTCATATAAAATATCCTTTAAATATTCTGACCCCTCGATATAAGGCGTCAAATCCTCCAACAACCCTTGAGCGGCAATTTGCTCATCACTTCCTTGGAAATAGATAATGTCAGGAATCTCACCGCTATAAAGGAGTAAATTTAGTTTTTCAGCATAATCACCCTGGGCAATTTCAACAATATTAAAATCTATATCCAGGTCTCGATGTTCTTTTAATGCTACTTCTAAAGCATCATAATATTTCACTGAGGCCTCACTGGAAGGACCGTCATCTTTATATGCTATCGTAATGACTGTTTTTCCATCCTCGGTTACTTCTGGTTCAGCAATACCCTCATCACCTTGATCACTACAAGCTGCTAAAAGAACCGCAAAAACTCCAAGAAACAATAATCCAAGTAACTTTTTCAACCTTTAACCCCCCATTAGATGTTTTTTCTTATTCCTTCACTCCACCATCCATAGTTCCCTTTGTAAAATACCTTAGAATTAGTGGATAAAGTAATAACATAGGAATGACAGCAACTACAATCGTTGCTGATTGCAGAGAGCCAAAATCAAGGGTTGCCAACAGTTCAGGAGTCATCCCCTCTACTCCTTTTAATAATGTTGTATTGTCTTGCGTAACAACGAATTGCCTTAATACAACCTGAAGAGGCCACTTATTTGGATCCGACAAATAAATAGTGGCACGGAAATATTCATTCCAATGATATACGCCATAGAACAAGGCTAATGTGGCAAGGGCAGGCTTTGAGAGCGGCAACATAATTTTCGTAAATATTCGAAAATGTCCGGCCCCATCAATTCTTGCAGCTTCCAAAATACTATTAGGTACCTCCTGGAAGAAACGCATCAAAATGAATAAATAATAGACATTAATTGCTTTATAAAAAATGACTGCCGCATATGAATTCAATAAGTGCAAGTCCTTCATTAGCAAATATTCCGTAATCATGGATGGTTCAAATACCATAATGGCAATTAGTACAACTAGTACAATCCGCTTTCCAACAAATTCGGTTCGCGCGAGAACATAGGCTGTAATCGCAGTTAAAAACAAATTCAATAAGGTCCCTACAATGGTGATAAAAACTGAGTTGAATATGCTTTTTAATATAAATGGATTGGACATAATAATTTCATAGTTAATCAGTGAAAATCCTTTAGGCAACACCCCGAGTCCTGATAATTCATTGACTCTAGCAGGATCTGATAGGGATATCGCGAGGATATTTAATAAAGGAATTAAGACAGCTAATGTAAATAAAAATAGAATAAATTGAATAATCGCCCTTGTCATGCCAAATTGCCCCATCTTAATCCCTCCTTTACCATACGCCTTTTCCAGTTAATCGTTTTGATAGGAAATGGGTACCTAAAATCAACACCAATCCAATAACACCTTTAAACAAGCTGGCTGCTGTTGCATAGGAATACTGACCATTTAGAATACCGATTCTATAAACATACGTATCTAAAATATCGATTACACTTAAAACGGAATCATTCATTAAGTTAAATACTTGGTCAAACCCTGCACTCATAAAAAAGCCTAAATTTAATATAAACAAAGTGACTACTGTACTCATAAGTGCTGGTATGGTGATATATCGCATTTGTTGAAAAGTAGAAGCTCCATCGATACGGGCTGCTTCATAAAGTGAGGGGTTAATTTTTAGAATAGCTGCCAAATACAATATGGAATCCCATCCCGCACTCCTCCACATTTCTGAATACACAAGCACCCAACGGATATGCTCCTTACTTGTCATATAATCTAATGTAGGCAATTGAAAGAAATTTCGAATGACATTTACTCCTCCATTTACTGGGTCAAGCAGTGTAATCCAAATACCTGCTATTACCACCCATGATAAGAAGTGAGGTAAATAAGAAACAGATTGAACATATTTTCTAAATGGACCAAAACGCAATTCATTTACTAGAAGGGAGACAAGAATTGGAATCGGAAAAATAAAAATTATCTTCATCGTACTGATGATTACGGTGTTCATCAGGACATCCTTGAATGCCGGAGAGCTAAATAACTGTTCAAAATGCTTCATTCCGACCCAAACATTTTCTCCTATAATTCTGTAATCTTGAAAGGCTAATTTCATATTAAGAATGGGAATTATATGGAATATCACAAAATAGAGCAATCCAGGTAATAGCATTAAATAGAGTATCCAATCTTTTCGAAGCCGTTTGATGCTACTATTTTTTCTCATCCCCTCACCCCTCTCTCAAAAGACCTTCCCTCTAAAGCTCCAGATTCATCAATGGGGCATGCTGCTGTGCGCCATAAACATCCCTGTCTCCTGGACTCCCGGAGGAAATTTTTCTTGCTATGGTTATTTTTATGCCAAGAGCTTGATCGAAATATACGAGATGATGGATATCTGCAAGGGACAAATTATAAATTTCAGCAATACTTTCTTTTGAAATAATCCCCGAATTCTTTACTTCCTCATAAGCTTTTTTATCATCAAATAAGACATCTAAAGTAATTTCAAATGGACCAGCATTTTTACTTCGAAGAATTTTTGCTTTTTCAACTAATTTGACCATTATCACACCTCCATTACTTCCAAAAGAAAGGGGTCCTGAGTAATGCGCATTAAATGATAGATAGAAAATTCATAAACGGGGCCAAACTCGATATCACTTGGAGCAAATGGAAAAGCTAAATTTCCTGCCGATGATTTACGTCCCTCATAGCCATAATGTAAAAAGGTAGAACGGACATTGGCACAAATTGAATTGGCAAGTTCCTGCGTTTTCGCTAATACCTCGAACATAGCCCCAATTTCATGCCCTAAGAAGGGGCTAGGCTCTTGCTCACCTAAAACTGCATCCTTCCCATAGTGATAAAAGTTTACTTGGTAATCCTCTTCAGAAATCTCTGTAAAATAACTTCTTACTTGCTGAAGTACTTCTTCTTCAACAGCTTCTAATCGTTCAATCAACAATGGGTCACGAATACCTGCGATGACAAATGTACGATACGCCACTTTTCGAGCACCCTCCAGCTTGATTCTTACTTCTTCATCTCTTTTATATTGACTGTTTCGAACCTCGATTACGCCCTCTTCTATCTCATTAAATTCACAGTTTTCTAGATTTAATGTAAAACCTGGTCCAAGTAATATAAATGGATGCTCTTTTTCATAAAAAGTGTGAGCCGCCACACTTGTCGGTGTACATTGACGAATTGGATTCAAGGCTTGAACCGTAAAAGAATCTTTATAAAGCGTACCGAGTATACTGTCCTTTGTCGTTCCGGGCTCCGCACATAAAGCACCGCACTCTAATATTTTTCCTAAATGATAAGATAAACCAGGATCCATCCCATGATAAATACCTAAAGCAGCAAATGGTGAAGGATCATAGCTTCTGCCACATAATATAATGTCACACCTTTGTTTTAATGCTTTTAAGATGGGTTCATGCCCCATTTGTGCCACAATGGTTTTTGTCTCTAAAATCTGCTGTATAGTAAGTTTAGGGATATTAACACTTAATGGCGTAATGCGTCCTTCCTCTAGTGCATCGATAATCATTTGTTGTTTAAAATCTGCCCAAATAACACCGATCCTAGCGTGGGTGTTTTGTTCAGCTAAAATTTCCTTTACAACTTCAATCGTTAGCTCAACATGCGTTTTGGCACCTGCTCCCCCCGCTGACCCTATAATTACTGGAATCCGATGCTTTAAACCATTTTCAAGGATGATGGACAAATCTTTTTTTAAAGCACGGCGACTCACAATCGATACATTCGCACCTAATTTATGTGGACCGGCATCTGTAGAACCAGCATCAACCACTATTCCATGAATTTTCTCATGAAAAGCATTTAAAAAAGATTGTTCAGGAAATCCATATCCGAGAATGCCACAAGGAGATAGTATTTTTATGCTTTTTTGCATCAATTCCCTCTCCATTTCTTTACCTATTTTGTAATCGGTTACACTTAGGACAAGTTACATTGTATCAAGTCACTTTTTTAATACTGTGTGTTTATTTTATTATTGATAACCTTTTTTCAACTTGTGCTAATGTAGGCATTCCACTTTGCGCCCCAATTTTCTCTATAGAGATGGAAGCTGCAATATTGGCAAATTGCAAAGCCTCTTCAAGAGAGAAACCCTTTGAAATCGCGTAAGCAAATGCACCATTAAACGTATCGCCTGCTCCAGTTGTATCAGTTACTTCACCCTTATATCCTGACACAAGTACCAGCTTCTTCCCATTGTGATAACAAACTCCTCTATCCCCTAATGTTACAATGACTTTGTTTGGATACTTTTCGATCATTCGGTCAACCTTCTCACCAAAAATTGTTTCAAACTCATGTTCATTTGGGGTTAAGTAGTCCACTAACTCTATCCACTCCGGCTTAAAAAAACTAGCTGGTGCAGGATTGAGAATTACTTGAATTCGATTTTCCTTACATTTATTTAGTGTGTATTCGACTGTCTCAATTGGAATTTCAAGCTGCATGACAACTATGCTACTTTTATTTATATGCTCCCAATGTTCATCAATCACCTTTGGAGTTACTTTTGAATTTGCACCAGGAACAACAAGAATTCGATTATCTCTTTCATGCAAAATAATATTGGCTATGCCTGTCGAAGTGTTAGCTCTTTTTAAACAATTCACATTTACATTTTCTTTTTCCAATTTTGTAAATAGAACTTCTCCAAAAGAATCGATGCCTACCCTTCCAACCATTGAAACCTCACCATCTAGTCTTGCAATGGCTACTGCTTGATTGGCTCCCTTTCCTCCCGGATTCATCTCAAAATAGGAACCTAATAGTGTTTCTCCCTTTTTTGGGAAAACATCCGTACCGACAATCAAATCCATATTTATACTTCCAATGACTGTGATCATCTTTATCCCCTCTCGTCGTACCCCCATACATAGTTTGATAGAAATTCTATTAAAATCGGCAAAATAAGATAGAAATGTAATCGAATCTCCATGCATAAACTAACCGTATATTCGCTCGGTAAGATATCCATCAACCCAAATGACTAATTCTATATAATATGCGGGCTTTAACTAAAATTTGAAGTAGATTTTTGAAAAGTTTTATAGAGGAGGAAGTTTTATGGAAGCTTTAGCATTAAAGAATATCTGCAAAACCTATACGGATGGTTCTCAGGCTGTGAGCAATTTTAATTTAATCGTGGAGGAAAAAGAATTTATTGTATTAGTGGGACCATCCGGCTGTGGTAAATCTACAACTTTACGAATGATTGCAGGACTTGAAGAGATTACACAAGGTGAATTGCGTATTTCTTCAAAACAAATGAATGAAGTAGCTCCCAAGGATCGTGATATTGCCATGGTATTCCAAAACTACGCGCTATATCCCCATATGAATGTCTACGATAATATGGCATTTGGTTTAAAGCTTCGAAAATTTTCGAAAAAGGAAATTGAAAGGCGCGTAAAAGAAGCAGCTGATATTCTTGAGCTTTCAAGCTTATTAAAGAAAAAACCCTCCTCCTTATCTGGTGGTCAAAGACAAAGAGTTGCGTTAGGCCGGGCAATAGTTCGAGATGCCAGTCTTTTTTTAATGGATGAACCGTTATCAAATCTAGATGCAAAATTACGTGTCCAAATGCGTGCTGAAATTTCAAAGCTCCATCAACGATTAGGTACAACCACCGTATATGTGACACATGATCAAACCGAGGCTATGACAATGGCAACAAGGTTAGTTGTCATGAAGGATGGTATCATCCAACAAATTGGTGCACCGAAAGAAGTATATGATCAGCCAGATAACATATTTGTAGGCGGCTTTATTGGTGCACCTGCTATGAACTTCTTAACCGGGAAAGTAGAAAATGGCTATTTTATTATTGAAAGTTATCAATTTAGGATTCCAGAGGATAAGTATACTAGTTTAAAGTTACAAGGTTATGAGGGCAAGGAGATGAAATTAGGAATTCGACCTGAATATATTAACCAAAATAGCAATTCTTATTTAAAAGAATCACCTAATAGGGTTAAAGAAACTATCCAAGTGGCAGAGCTAACAGGATCTGAATTATTGCTACATTCAAAGCTTTGCGATCAGTCATTTATCGCTAGAGTACATCCAGATACAATTGTGTCTCCAGGAGTTGAAATTGAACTATACTTCGAGATGGAAAAAGCTCATTTTTTTGATGTGGCGACAGAGAACCGAATCTATTGAAGAAACGGGCTAGCTCCTTCAATAGAAACTAGCCCATTTTTTATGGTATCTTTTGTATGTGATAAATGAAATAGCTAATATAAATTTTTATCCACAATGCTTAGAGCGTTTCTATTCCAGATACCCAGATAAAACTCTCGCATATGGTGAATCAGAAGGCAGGATAATGACAGTATCTTTACCGATTGTTTTCTTATACGACTCGAGTGTACGGTATAATCCATAGAATTCTGGATCGCGCGAAAAGGCAGCATTGTAAATTTGAGCTGCTTCTGCTTCCCCTTGTGCTCGAATGACAGCAGCTTCCTTCTCTGCTGTGGCTAATAATTCTCGAACTTCACGGTCTGTTTGGGCAACAATTGTATTTTTATCTGCATCCCCTTCAGATAAATATCTTTGAGCAATCGATTCACGCTCGGAAATCATTCGAGTATATACGGAATGCTCATTTTCTTCAGGTAAATCTGTTCGGCGAATCCGTACGTCAACTACTTCGATTCCGAAAGCACCACTAGCAAGGTACTCATTTACATTTTCTGTTACTCGATCATTGAGACTACCACGCTCAGAATTTTCATCATTAATAATCTGTTCGTAATTTAATTGTCCGAGCTGTGTACGAATAACAGAGTAGATAAATTCCTCCATACGGGACTCTGCATTTATAAGTGTACCTGCATTGGAAATCAGCGATTTTGGATCTGTTACATGCCATACTGCATAATTATCAATAATAATTCGTTTTTTATCCAAGGTGTTAATCTCTTCTTGCGTCATTTCATAGGTCATGAGGTTTTTCGGGAGCGTTGTCACACTTTGAATAAATGGAATTTTTATATTCAACCCTGGCTCTTCTTCGTATTTTACGACTTCACCAAACTGACGTACGACCTTGTATTCATTTTCTTTTACGACATAAATATTTCCTATGAGAATAATGATTACTGCAAATATAGCTGTTAAAAGAATTGCCGATTTGGCAAATTGTCGTCCATTAAATGGCTTCTTTTCTTTCACTATATTTCCTTCCTGTACGGTTTCGGTATTTTTCTTTTTTTTGTTTTTGTTATTTCCAAATAATGATTTAACGAACTTCTCTAAATCACCATCATATTGGTTTTTGTTGTTACTCATTGTTTATCGCTCCCTTCAGAGGATTCTTCTGAATTTGTAACTGGAGGAGTTGTTGTTGGTTGAAGAGGTAAATATTTTAATGTTTCACCTTCATCATTCATGATATAGATCTGTGTATTTGGCAGTACATTTTCTAATGTTTCTAAAATTAAACGTTGTCGAGTAATTTCTTGGTTTCCTTCATATTCTTCGTACAATTCCTTGAAGATAGCTACTTCCCCTTCAGCTTGCTGTACACGGGCTACTTTTTCACCCGCTGCACGGGACTTAATAGCACTAACTTCACCTTGAGCTTCACTTAGCTTTTGATTTTTATATTTTTCTGCTTCATTCGTTTTCGTATTTTTTGTTTCGCGAGCATCTGTTACCGCGGTAAATGCTGCACGAACTTCT is drawn from Lysinibacillus sp. SGAir0095 and contains these coding sequences:
- a CDS encoding carbohydrate ABC transporter permease encodes the protein MGQFGMTRAIIQFILFLFTLAVLIPLLNILAISLSDPARVNELSGLGVLPKGFSLINYEIIMSNPFILKSIFNSVFITIVGTLLNLFLTAITAYVLARTEFVGKRIVLVVLIAIMVFEPSMITEYLLMKDLHLLNSYAAVIFYKAINVYYLFILMRFFQEVPNSILEAARIDGAGHFRIFTKIMLPLSKPALATLALFYGVYHWNEYFRATIYLSDPNKWPLQVVLRQFVVTQDNTTLLKGVEGMTPELLATLDFGSLQSATIVVAVIPMLLLYPLILRYFTKGTMDGGVKE
- a CDS encoding sugar ABC transporter permease, with translation MRKNSSIKRLRKDWILYLMLLPGLLYFVIFHIIPILNMKLAFQDYRIIGENVWVGMKHFEQLFSSPAFKDVLMNTVIISTMKIIFIFPIPILVSLLVNELRFGPFRKYVQSVSYLPHFLSWVVIAGIWITLLDPVNGGVNVIRNFFQLPTLDYMTSKEHIRWVLVYSEMWRSAGWDSILYLAAILKINPSLYEAARIDGASTFQQMRYITIPALMSTVVTLFILNLGFFMSAGFDQVFNLMNDSVLSVIDILDTYVYRIGILNGQYSYATAASLFKGVIGLVLILGTHFLSKRLTGKGVW
- a CDS encoding DUF4387 domain-containing protein: MVKLVEKAKILRSKNAGPFEITLDVLFDDKKAYEEVKNSGIISKESIAEIYNLSLADIHHLVYFDQALGIKITIARKISSGSPGDRDVYGAQQHAPLMNLEL
- a CDS encoding acyclic terpene utilization AtuA family protein, translated to MQKSIKILSPCGILGYGFPEQSFLNAFHEKIHGIVVDAGSTDAGPHKLGANVSIVSRRALKKDLSIILENGLKHRIPVIIGSAGGAGAKTHVELTIEVVKEILAEQNTHARIGVIWADFKQQMIIDALEEGRITPLSVNIPKLTIQQILETKTIVAQMGHEPILKALKQRCDIILCGRSYDPSPFAALGIYHGMDPGLSYHLGKILECGALCAEPGTTKDSILGTLYKDSFTVQALNPIRQCTPTSVAAHTFYEKEHPFILLGPGFTLNLENCEFNEIEEGVIEVRNSQYKRDEEVRIKLEGARKVAYRTFVIAGIRDPLLIERLEAVEEEVLQQVRSYFTEISEEDYQVNFYHYGKDAVLGEQEPSPFLGHEIGAMFEVLAKTQELANSICANVRSTFLHYGYEGRKSSAGNLAFPFAPSDIEFGPVYEFSIYHLMRITQDPFLLEVMEV
- the rbsK gene encoding ribokinase, which codes for MITVIGSINMDLIVGTDVFPKKGETLLGSYFEMNPGGKGANQAVAIARLDGEVSMVGRVGIDSFGEVLFTKLEKENVNVNCLKRANTSTGIANIILHERDNRILVVPGANSKVTPKVIDEHWEHINKSSIVVMQLEIPIETVEYTLNKCKENRIQVILNPAPASFFKPEWIELVDYLTPNEHEFETIFGEKVDRMIEKYPNKVIVTLGDRGVCYHNGKKLVLVSGYKGEVTDTTGAGDTFNGAFAYAISKGFSLEEALQFANIAASISIEKIGAQSGMPTLAQVEKRLSIIK
- a CDS encoding ABC transporter ATP-binding protein, producing the protein MEALALKNICKTYTDGSQAVSNFNLIVEEKEFIVLVGPSGCGKSTTLRMIAGLEEITQGELRISSKQMNEVAPKDRDIAMVFQNYALYPHMNVYDNMAFGLKLRKFSKKEIERRVKEAADILELSSLLKKKPSSLSGGQRQRVALGRAIVRDASLFLMDEPLSNLDAKLRVQMRAEISKLHQRLGTTTVYVTHDQTEAMTMATRLVVMKDGIIQQIGAPKEVYDQPDNIFVGGFIGAPAMNFLTGKVENGYFIIESYQFRIPEDKYTSLKLQGYEGKEMKLGIRPEYINQNSNSYLKESPNRVKETIQVAELTGSELLLHSKLCDQSFIARVHPDTIVSPGVEIELYFEMEKAHFFDVATENRIY
- the hflC gene encoding protease modulator HflC — encoded protein: MSNNKNQYDGDLEKFVKSLFGNNKNKKKKNTETVQEGNIVKEKKPFNGRQFAKSAILLTAIFAVIIILIGNIYVVKENEYKVVRQFGEVVKYEEEPGLNIKIPFIQSVTTLPKNLMTYEMTQEEINTLDKKRIIIDNYAVWHVTDPKSLISNAGTLINAESRMEEFIYSVIRTQLGQLNYEQIINDENSERGSLNDRVTENVNEYLASGAFGIEVVDVRIRRTDLPEENEHSVYTRMISERESIAQRYLSEGDADKNTIVAQTDREVRELLATAEKEAAVIRAQGEAEAAQIYNAAFSRDPEFYGLYRTLESYKKTIGKDTVIILPSDSPYARVLSGYLE